The genomic stretch tcacAAATCGAGCTGTGCCTCTGCTCCTGACTGAAGAGCAGGCCAACTGATCCTAACAAAACGCAAACATTTAAAATGTCTTCGAGAGTTGCGGGCTTGTCTGGACTCGACGTCATTGTCCCAATGGATCACTGTCTCGTGTTCATATCAGAGCGATGCACTGGGGACACCGTGAACTCGATATGCGTGCCGTCGAAGGACACCGTCTGAGATTCCTGGAGAATGGATAGAAATTACCCGTATGTAGACAACATCCCACTCACAGTTTCGTTCTCGTTGTCATAAGTAGAAACTGACCTGTTCCTCAAATTGGCTGTTCATGTCCTCAGCAGTCGCGTTGCCTGTCAGAGAACCGAATGGCATTACACACATGATCATTTTCACAATGTATCACAAGCCCGCAAGAAATTAAGCCCCATTGAAGCAAAGTGAGCAGGCTCGCCGAACGCTAACATTCTGCTATATATCTGGATGAGATGAGCTGCACATTATGCGCACTGCACTTGAAGATTTCATTCCAGACTGCCCGTCCCCTTTCTCTCCTACTGCAGCAGTGACATGGAACAAGAGATGAAAGCCCAGTACAGAATCAGGAAAAAAATCAAGTCTCACCAGTTGTTTTGTCTAATTTGCACCCCTTGAAGACAATTCCCAGAACTAAAATCATAATCCCGCCTGCTGCACAACCAAAGACTAAGGCGTAGTAGAATGTACGGTCTTGGTTACCTATAGGGGACAGAGAAGGTGTAATGTTAGCATTTTTAAAAGCAGATGATACAACATATTCGCCAATCCAGGTAACAGACTGCACTCACATTAAAACCGTCTCTGCCACATTCCTGCAGCTTCTCACCGAACGCGAGGCTCCGTTGTCCCTTTATCGACCAACTAATTGAACCACAAAGCGCCTATCCATTTCGAAAACACCAGCATATGTTCAGAATAATGACCGTATTTGATTTAGTGAATATACAGCATTGTTTATAATCCCTCCGCGAATTAGCGCGTATTTACCAGGTGGAAAGATCTCTACCTCGTTCCACACGTCATTCAAACAGGCGAAAGAATTGACCCTGTGCCCATCATTTACgaaccatgcttcctatattctttTCCCAATCATTTAGAAAATAACAAGCACTGGTCCCAGCCCTGATCCATGCgggataccactggtcacaagacTCGAGTCCGAAAAGCAAatttctaccaccaccctgtctcctcccgtcaaaccaattttgtatccaattgtctAGCACTCCCTGAATCCTACgtgatctaattttactaacAAGTCTGCCAAGCGGAATCTTGCCGAAGGAACATGTACCAAAAGACTGGATGAATGCATCAGATTTTACTATTGGCtcttgggatgtgggtatcgggggctgaggcagcatttgttgtccatttctTTGTAGCAGAGTCGCTGTTCTAACATATGCATTGTAGCATCTATTATGGACACTGTTTTTGAAAGGCCAATGTGATAGTGATCAGACCATCTGATTCTGTGATGTGGATTTCGGGGGATAAGTATTCACGCAGGGCTTACTTGCTATTCTGCAAAACGGTGCGCCGGATCTTTTGCTCCTACGTGTAGGGACAATcagattttcctcctcctcggatgctgcccgacctgctgtgcatttccagcaccacttcaatcttcactctaatctccagcatctacagtacccacttTAGCCCCAGAAAGACCGCACCTTCAACTGAGCAATACTGCCTCAGCACTGCGAGGCTCTGCCAAACCATTGTGAGTGGGATCGGAAGAGGAATTGATCCTACGGCCTTCAAAAAcagataacaaaaaaaaaataagcGATCAGACCAACTGAGGTGCGTACCAAGGCAGTAACTACGGAGTGCCCAGGAAGTGAATGGAGAGCGAGTGGCGTCTGATGTTGGACGCATTACGGTGATGGAGATAAGGAGGACAATAAAGTGGGAGGTGAACATAGAGAGAAAAGTAACTTTGATTTTTCCAATAAGACCAAGAGtgaattggagagagagagaaagagggagagaaagacaaaCTGAGATGGAGAGCAAGAAAGTGTTTATCATCAGTCTTGTGGATGAAACCTCGCGTCAGACGAGGAAACTGGCCATAGACATGCTGGTTCCCGGACACAGTGCAGATGCAGTGCAGGCCGGTTTCTGTTTGCGGTAAATTTTGAACTGACGGCTTTGTAACACTTCAAATCTGTTTTTAACGTTGGCTGAAGTGCCAAGCATCCGGGAACGGATTGGACCCTTGTATTTTTAATATTGATGACAGATGttaggttcctctgtatatcaaaAACTGAAAACCGGTGACCCTTACCGTGATTCGGAATTTTGTCGCTGATGTTTGCCGGGACGCTGCGTGTGATGTGAGAAATCTGGCAGGTGTAGACTGACCCCTTCTCCGGAAGACTGAGCTCGCTGGAAACGTGAAATAAACCCTCTTCGTTCACGATTTTCCTGATGTTGATGCCAGACGTGATTTCGGAGAGATTTTTATACCACACGAGTTCAAACTGCCCCGGGAAGAAGCCAGCAGTTGTGCAGAGGAGAGCGAGGAAGGGCGAGTACTGGCGGGTTATCTTCAGCGGGGTTGGCGGCACTGGAACACAATAACAATCAACAAATCAACATCGGAAGTTGTGTGTGGGTTGGACAGCAGACAGAACAGAACAGCCTGTCAAAAGGCATAGATTTTTTTGAATTTTGgagggaattttttttaatcaccCTAATAATGTTAACAAATAATGTTCCCATTCTGAAACTTAAAATCGATGTATGCTTGTTAAACCGCTCCTTCTTTTCATTCAGATAGAAAGTGGAGATAAATGGAGTGGACAAAACCATGCACAAAACAGACAAAATGTTGGACGAGGCACGCACTCTGCACACGCAGCTCTGAATCTATATTGAATAAACAGTGGTCACAGTTAGTCAGAGTCCATACTAAATAATCGCCAGGTGCACCAGACACCCTCAGTTTATTGTCCATTGAACAATCACTGGTTCAATTGGATACCAGAAATTCAGAGTCTACTCAATGGATCCACCAGATATTCTCAATCCACAGTTTGCATTTAATTATAATTGGTCCCATCAAAAGCCTCAATCTCAAGTCCAGGACTGGTCGTGTCTTTGTATTTAGGTTGCAATGAAACGATGATTGAAGATGAATAAAAACGGGGCGTTCAGTTTCTATCACTAGCGTGACACTATCGCAAATACAAGCTTAATCCAATTTACTTTTCActccctttcttttttctttctcgtTTCGATTATTGAGCTTGGAATTTAACCCTCTACCCGTCTGTCCGAAGGTACGTTTGCATTTGAGATCAATCCAACCTCCACCCGCATCTGTTAAAACTGCAATAAAAAAATTAGCATCCTAAATTCAAGAATTCCTTTGTTTGCTCGGCCCCGCCCCTCAAAAGATGACAAATAGCTAACCCTTTTCAAGGAAAGGTATGCATGCAATGTTGGTGTTTCTATCGACTTCATATTCTATTTCCTATTTCCAATTGCCCTTGCGAAGATGGta from Hemiscyllium ocellatum isolate sHemOce1 unplaced genomic scaffold, sHemOce1.pat.X.cur. scaffold_3620_pat_ctg1, whole genome shotgun sequence encodes the following:
- the LOC132813375 gene encoding uncharacterized protein LOC132813375, producing PPTPLKITRQYSPFLALLCTTAGFFPGQFELVWYKNLSEITSGINIRKIVNEEGLFHVSSELSLPEKGSVYTCQISHITRSVPANISDKIPNHGNQDRTFYYALVFGCAAGGIMILVLGIVFKGCKLDKTTGNATAEDMNSQFEEQVNRDREAVSPIYAALHFSGERKPAKLLTEKESFVYAQTKHRTAGELTYASLNLSASEKTARKPNKKEAEYAEVKIKKGSGNAWIP